A single window of Agromyces aureus DNA harbors:
- a CDS encoding anti-sigma factor, giving the protein MNRADDAANAGDDLRALAPAYALDALDEFDRARFERALAVSPDLQAEVAAFREIAAGFGEAVEPVAPPASLKASLFDRLDSAPQERRADAAASVAPAPSVVPAPTPEPDRAPAPVADLAARRARRRLAIAWSSAAAVVLLIAGVFVGANWFGPNGWGAQREMASLAAASDAQQTVAPVTGGGEVTLVSSVEQGRSAVLASGLTELGDEHTYELWYIDEAGAISAGTFDVAGSDEAWRILEGEFAPGVAVGITVEPAGGSPQPTTDPVAVIQT; this is encoded by the coding sequence ATGAATCGAGCGGATGACGCGGCGAACGCGGGCGACGACCTGCGCGCCCTCGCGCCGGCGTACGCCCTCGACGCGCTCGACGAGTTCGATCGAGCGCGCTTCGAGCGAGCCCTCGCCGTCTCCCCCGACCTGCAGGCCGAGGTCGCCGCGTTCCGCGAGATCGCCGCGGGCTTCGGCGAGGCCGTCGAACCCGTCGCGCCGCCGGCCTCGCTCAAGGCGAGCCTGTTCGATCGACTCGACTCGGCACCGCAAGAGCGGCGAGCGGATGCCGCGGCATCCGTCGCCCCCGCGCCTTCCGTCGTTCCTGCACCCACCCCCGAGCCCGACCGTGCGCCCGCGCCCGTCGCCGACCTCGCCGCGCGCCGCGCCCGCCGTCGCCTCGCGATCGCGTGGTCGTCGGCCGCAGCCGTGGTGCTGCTCATCGCCGGCGTCTTCGTCGGGGCGAACTGGTTCGGCCCGAACGGCTGGGGCGCGCAGCGCGAGATGGCGTCGCTGGCCGCGGCTTCCGATGCGCAGCAGACCGTCGCCCCGGTGACCGGCGGCGGCGAGGTGACCCTGGTGTCCTCGGTCGAGCAGGGTCGAAGCGCGGTCCTCGCCTCGGGCCTCACCGAGCTCGGCGACGAGCACACCTACGAGCTCTGGTACATCGACGAGGCCGGCGCGATCTCGGCGGGCACGTTCGATGTCGCCGGCAGCGACGAGGCGTGGCGCATCCTCGAGGGCGAGTTCGCCCCCGGCGTCGCGGTGGGCATCACCGTCGAACCGGCCGGCGGTTCGCCGCAGCCCACGACCGATCCGGTCGCCGTCATCCAGACCTAG
- a CDS encoding DedA family protein yields the protein MTPLHTVPLTGATLETADHGFTGLTGFAADVLNAMGDAGVGVLVFLEVLIPPIPSEVILPFAGYLSQSGDLNLGWLIAWSTLASVLGALLLYALGSVIGLRRAIDWVAWTKLVSRTDLESGAGWFHRYGRWSVLFGRMIPGVRSLISLPAGADRMPLATFVVFTALGSAAWNTLLIGVGAALGTQHQAIDHWLQYLDYLVYGAIAIALAVLVVRRIREQRGVQRSAGDGSEPAES from the coding sequence ATGACTCCCCTGCACACCGTTCCCCTTACTGGCGCCACGCTCGAAACGGCCGACCACGGCTTCACGGGCCTCACCGGATTCGCCGCCGACGTGCTGAACGCCATGGGCGACGCGGGCGTCGGCGTGCTGGTGTTCCTCGAGGTGCTGATCCCGCCGATCCCGAGCGAGGTGATCCTGCCGTTCGCGGGCTACCTCAGCCAGTCGGGCGACCTGAACCTCGGCTGGCTCATCGCGTGGTCCACGCTCGCCTCGGTGCTCGGCGCCCTGCTGCTGTACGCGCTCGGCTCCGTGATCGGCCTCCGGCGCGCCATCGACTGGGTCGCCTGGACGAAGCTCGTGAGCCGCACCGATCTCGAGAGCGGTGCCGGGTGGTTCCACCGCTACGGCCGCTGGTCGGTGCTGTTCGGTCGCATGATCCCGGGCGTGCGCAGCCTGATCTCGCTGCCCGCCGGCGCCGACCGCATGCCGCTCGCCACGTTCGTGGTCTTCACCGCGCTCGGCTCGGCCGCCTGGAACACCCTGCTCATCGGCGTCGGTGCGGCCCTCGGCACGCAGCATCAGGCGATCGACCACTGGCTGCAGTACCTCGACTACCTCGTCTACGGGGCCATCGCGATCGCCCTCGCGGTGCTCGTGGTGCGGCGCATCCGCGAGCAGCGCGGCGTGCAGCGGTCGGCGGGCGACGGCAGCGAGCCGGCCGAGTCCTGA
- a CDS encoding cupin domain-containing protein, which produces MSDFQVLDIGGLDAWRSHFGGFRPDSSRDGRRVVDHELTMQYLGLTANALQPGEEAGYWHRHAKVEELYVFLEGQGQMGLDDEVIDVGAGSVVRVGQGVWRTWRATPGGTGELRWLCIRAGGAELPHFPDDSERGGDRPMPW; this is translated from the coding sequence GTGAGCGACTTTCAGGTTCTGGACATCGGCGGACTCGACGCGTGGCGATCGCACTTCGGCGGATTCCGCCCCGACAGCTCGCGCGACGGACGCCGCGTCGTCGACCACGAGCTGACCATGCAGTACCTCGGCCTGACGGCGAACGCGCTGCAGCCGGGCGAGGAGGCGGGCTACTGGCACCGCCATGCGAAGGTCGAGGAGCTCTACGTCTTCCTCGAGGGGCAGGGGCAGATGGGGCTCGACGACGAGGTCATCGACGTCGGCGCCGGCTCGGTCGTGCGCGTCGGGCAGGGCGTCTGGCGCACGTGGCGGGCGACGCCGGGCGGCACGGGCGAGCTGCGGTGGCTGTGCATCCGCGCCGGCGGCGCCGAGCTGCCGCACTTCCCCGACGACTCCGAGCGCGGCGGCGACCGACCGATGCCCTGGTAG
- a CDS encoding antibiotic biosynthesis monooxygenase, whose protein sequence is MTANQPVTVSIRREVDPERIPEVTAWVQAGINRANRYPGFLGSGWVRAGEDVHVWHMLYRFSSEATLDAWEHSAERADWLATGEGLVRSERSRRRTGIEGWFDEPPTGSIPVVDPHATSAPDDLPPAPPRWKQAVTIWLGFFPVNLAFTYLISPVPGWIELPIWLRVLATTLVLTPIMTYWVLPFITRSLRRWLAPRTT, encoded by the coding sequence ATGACCGCGAACCAACCCGTCACCGTCTCGATCCGCCGAGAGGTCGACCCCGAACGCATCCCCGAGGTGACCGCCTGGGTGCAGGCCGGCATCAACCGGGCGAACCGGTATCCGGGGTTCCTCGGCTCCGGCTGGGTGCGCGCGGGCGAAGACGTGCACGTGTGGCACATGCTCTACCGGTTCTCGAGCGAGGCGACCCTCGACGCCTGGGAGCACTCCGCCGAGCGCGCCGACTGGCTCGCCACGGGCGAGGGCCTCGTGCGGTCCGAACGATCCCGCCGACGCACCGGCATCGAGGGATGGTTCGACGAGCCGCCGACCGGGTCGATTCCGGTCGTCGACCCGCACGCGACATCCGCCCCCGACGACCTGCCGCCCGCGCCGCCGCGCTGGAAGCAGGCCGTCACCATCTGGCTCGGATTCTTCCCGGTCAACCTCGCCTTCACGTACCTGATCTCGCCCGTGCCCGGGTGGATCGAGCTGCCGATCTGGCTGCGCGTGCTCGCGACCACGCTCGTGCTGACGCCGATCATGACGTACTGGGTGCTGCCGTTCATCACGCGCTCGCTGCGCCGCTGGCTGGCTCCGCGCACCACCTGA